atttccctagattcatacttcgtgcattccttgttctgactattaatggatgtttgcagctatttcttctcatttcgagttatgccatatcagcaaatgaaggtcctgaaagctttactccatccacgttattagCATTGACTCTAAGGAGACAGTTCTTTTCCAGTGTTATTTTGAGTGCcatccagcctgaggggctcatcttctggcactatatcaggcagtgttccactgctgttcataaaattttccctggccaattttttagaagtagattgccggatcCTTCTTTGTAGTCTGTCTTCGCTGTCACCTgttttgtcagtttctcatactgtggtggcttgggtgttgctgtaatgctggaagctgtgctacctatatttcaaatacatcaggttcacccatggtggacagttttcagaggAGGttgtagactaagacagactaggaagaagaacctgatgatctgcttctaaaaaaaaattacactgttTAACGTCTTTTAGTGGATTCTCGTGTATAATATGCACATTATAGTAGTAGTTACCGATGGTGTCTTTTAACTGCATTTGCTAGGCAttttgtagtcaatttgattagtTTCCTACTTTATATTACTATACTCAAAGTATTATTGATGGTTATTTAAACAGTACATATTTCAGgaatattgttattttaaaattgtcAGTTATTGGTCCACAAAGATTCGATGTGGGCCACATCAttgtttttgccattttaaacacAGCTCTGAACAAATGCAATGAGAAACTGTTTATTAGGGTAGCTAcctgttttattttcaatttacatggtttacattttttaaaaattaggcagATTGTATATCAAGTATCTAAggaatatataaatcaaattatcAGGTTTCTTTAAACACAAGGCAGTATATATCCAAATTTAGAAGTTCTATCCAGGTCAGAAAGATTACTTAGCGTATTGGTAGAAAGAGATGAAAACAAAAGTAACCAAAtggcttttcatttttatatttcacaCAGCTTAACAGATTTATCTTCCTTAGCTATTCCCGTATCGTAATATATTGGAGCTTAAGTCTTCTTTCCTCAACTTCCCCGCCCCCCGGGAAAAATGGATATGTTTTATACCCTCATTATTTAAATGAAAGGATATTGAAAAGAGCTAACTCACTTATTTTAGGTGTTAAATTTTTGGTAAGAGCAAAAATTATGAATGAATTCTACAGTGAAATTAGTCTTGATGACCATGGCTATTTTCATAGCCATGTAATTTGGAAAAACACAGTACAGTTTTCTTACATTTAGTTTGGATATTTCAATTTACAGATATCTGTGTAACCTAGGCCAAATCTACATATTGTAACCTGGAGTTAAAACTTGATACTAGTTTGAAAAAAATACTATAATCTGAGTCTTATTCTAGACACAAACATTAGAAAGGGATCCCACAGTATTTGGAGCTCCAAATGCCTGTTAAGTGGAACTATGGTTGATAATTAGTCGAGTGGTTATCTAGCCTCAGCTTTCCATGTACACAGCATAGTTGAAGAGGCTAGGATGTCCACACGCAACAAAAAGTACGGTCCCAGGCCACAAGAAGGACATCATTTACCTGATAAGTGTCAATTCTAAAAACGGTGATATATATACtttgggaaaacactaaatagaaagCAGTACAAAATAGTGAATATTTAAGCGCCCAAACGAGCAGCCATTATAAACAGAGCTGAGAAACTTTTTTGAAGCTCTCTCTTGTCTTTACTTCTGTAATTCCACCTCCTCCTGATTTGGTTTCTGCTATCCTGAATGCCCCTGTTCAGTCTTCTTGTGGCTCTCAAATGTTAtcgagtagaattgctccatagagtcttcttgggtgtaatatttatggaagcaggttgccgggcctttcttcctgggtgcggctgggtgggtttgaatccccaacattttggttattaaaaccaaacccgttgccatcgagttgatttcaacccatagtgacccaattggttagtagtcaagtacaaagTGTTGCTCTACCTGGGGACCTTTAGATGTCCTATACCACCCAAACCCACTCAAATATATTATGATGCGATACGAACTTCTTGATTTTCTgccagaacaaaatgtttcctcTGTATTTCTTGTCTTTGTGGGTGGCATCACTGTTGCAGCTCACCATTATCAAACCCTACAGATTGAATCGTCTTAGGTTcctttgaatttcttctttgttttccagtTCTGCTgctatgaccttttttttttttcaaatgaaatgtCTCACATATTTATTAGTGTACTTAATCACTTAATgtggaaacataaaaaaaaaaaggaagaaaccacaATTTCCTGACTCATGTTCCAATTGTATAGATCACAGCGGAATTTCCAACTTGATACGCTAAAATGCTACCAGATTGCTAGGGGGAAGGCCGTGTTCCATCACATGTGCGACTCCTTACAGACCCAGCTTGGTTCTTCTCCAATGTCTCCTCTTGGAGTTGTACCTGATTTTATTACCAGTTTTCATTCGAATCCAATGGGGAATGGGGCGAttctgcttttgtttcttggcCAGGTATCTCTTGATCCTGAAGGTCTTATGAGAAGACATGGCGAGGAAGGCCGGCGGCCGCACACACCCCAACGGCAGAGAAAAAGCAAAAGAGCTGCTATGACCTTTTTATAGGTGGTTGTCACTACTCACCTGGGTGCTCGCATACCCTCCTGATTCCTTTCCCTGCCACCAGCCTGGCCTTCCCACATTTGAAGTCCACGCTGCTATCAGAAGAATCTTTTCAAAATTCATCTCATCAGGCCCTTTCAATGAAACTCTTTTGCTTTCAGTGTAAAGTTGAAGTGCTTCCACTGGTCCATGCGCACCTACTGCCATGGCCTTACTGAACTAGTTCTGAAGGTGCCATTGCTGCTTCACAACTTGGTGACCCCAAGGTACTTTTCCTCTGTCAGAAATTTCCTGTATAACTGAAGTAATTTTTACCTAGACTTTCAAATTAGCTCAAGTGATGCCTCATTTGATAACGTGTTCTCAGACTTCACAGATCAATTTTGATATTTGTATTCTGTGCACatctttttcatgacctttttCACTGGACATTCTTCCCACAGTGTAGCGTAAGGTGCTGAGAACATGGTCATTCTTATTCGTATCCCTCAtataagcacagtgcctggaacataatatatgctgaatgtttttttttttaactgtgtataaatgaatgaatagattCAGAAGATATGAACTGAAGGAGTCATCTAAGGCTGCTGGGTGGATTAGTAGGGCGAGGGTAGGTGGATGGCTTGAGATAGTTATTCTAACCATGGGAATTCTGTCAGCAAAGACATGAAAGCAGGAATAAGCTGAGTATTTTGGCTATTGAGAAAACCAGGCTGACTAGAACTTACCAGTAGAATATGTTGGATATTGGACGTTACAAGGAGAAACTAAAATATAGTTTTCTGGtctgttttgcttttgatttatcaTTCATGGCTTTTTAccatgttgatgttgttaggtgccatcgaggtccttttcgactcatagtgaccccatgtaatagagtaggactgccccatagggttttctaggctgtaatgtttaaggAAGCCGattaccagctctttcttctgtagagtggctggtgagttggaaccgccaactgttcggttagcagccgagtgcttaaccgttgtaccattAAGGTTCCTTATTCATGGCTTTTCAAATGACAACACTTTAAAGGTGATTGAACACCAATAAATAGTACATTTAAAAAGGTAATCCTTTTGGACAGACACACATGCTtaactgaaacttttttttttaattaaaacgtCATCAACTTCAGGAACAGTTGAAAGCGTATATGTTTTCTGACTTGATATTTAGAGTTAGATCAGGTGCATGTGACCATAAAGTATATCACATTGTATTGATTATATttctcaattaaaaagaaaacaaacaaaaaatcctaaagCACCAGCTAAGTCATCCTCGGGAGCCAAACTCCTTGGAGGCAGGTATCTTACATTAGTCATCTCTGTATTTCTATAACCCAGCCCTATGGCTGGTACATAATAGGGCCTCTGTGAGTGTTGGTTGAACTAATTGGACAGTCTGTGTGCCCAGCACATAGAAGCACTGGTCTTTGACATCTCACAGCTGGATCGAGTTGAGATGTGAACTGGAGCTTAGAGACCATCTAGTCAAGAGCTGGCAAACAGTCAACACTCAGCCGCTTTCCTGTACTAGAGCAGTGTCACTAATAAGTGGTGGATGCCTCAGAATCTTTCTCAACATAGTGCTCCAAGCCATCAACTGATGAGAGTTGGCAATCAAGGTAAAACATTCTAGCCACTGAAGACGTATTCTAACtctaattttaaaaagaggaaaccaaggctcaaagaCTCTCTAAGATTTTCGTAATTAATTAATGAGAAAGTTAGGTATAAGACTCTAGGGCTTTTATCTCCTAGTCCAGTGTTTTTTCCACTGTTAAACTTTCTCTGCATGGTTCCATTTTAACTACCAACAAATTGGAACAATTACATTTTTTTCAGTTCTGGTTTGATTTGCCTACTCTATAAATTGCACCCTGTTATAGGAAACTCCAAAGGAACCTGTAATTATTTTGTTGATTTTGAGTTTGGTTACATTGAGTATTATTTGAAATAAGTGGATCATTGCCAGggaataagaaatattttatttagagattgcctttgcattatatgTTGCAATTATATTTAAGCCGTATCAAATgtgatagttttatttttaattttaatacctCTCTGAAAGATACGTTTCCAGTAGGCGACAAGTTGTGACTCCAGATAGCTTTTTCTACTATGCTTTTGCATTACGTACACattaaaatcactttttttttttatttaactttgaaaagtcagttggatttttttcattgtgggaAGAAGAACTTTCCTTGGTCCTTCCTCATTTTGAAGTTTACTATCCACTAGACAGTTGGTCACTTATCCAAGGATTAGTGGTGGGAAGGGAATGGCTATTCACTGTGCCGAAATAATTAGAGATTTACACACATATATCCGTGAACTAATGTCTACGTTCACACATATTCACTCTGACCTCAACTGTGCACCCACACAAATGATCATCTACACCCACGCCCCTGAAAAATTGAAACAGTCCTTCTCTGAAGTATTTTTAAGTATCTGCCTTACAAAAGTTACATGATCTAGACATGCCTTGCATCATGCTGAATAAAAGAAGTCAGATGCAAAAAGTGAAGACAGTGAGTCCTCTATGTGAAGTTCTAGGATAGGTAAAGCTAATCGATGATGATAGATATCAGATTGGTGGTTGCTTCTGTGGTGTTTGGGGTAGAGGATTTACTAGAGACAGACGGGAGGGAAATTTCTGGAAGGatgaaaatgtatatttttatagaGCTCTAATTAGACATGTGTTCATTTATCAAAACTGATCACACATACACTTAAGATCTATACAtttcactgtatgtaaattatattattttttaaaaaagaattctacTGAGACTCCAAATATGCTGAGAACTGAAAAATAGCTACTGGATTTAGGAACATGGAGATCACTGGTGACTTTAGAAAAAGCTTTTTCTGTGAAGCGATGGGGCCAGGAGCTAGTTTGGAGTCCTTAGATTGAAAGTAAGTTGAATAAATACATATACTTAGTATGGGCACATCTTTCAAGAAATCTGGCAAATGAGGAAAGAGGATAAGGGGATAACTAGAAGGAAATGAGAGGTCTAATGGTGGCTTCttttaaatagaatttaaatggaataaaattaagagtgttttaaagtcagtggaaagaaTACAGTGAAgaacatggtttaaaaaaaagagaaagggtaTAAGTTGTTACTGGGAAGATAAGGGAACTTCTGTCTGCtggtttctctttcttctgtAAGAGGTGGATCATCTGAGAGTGAGTGGAGTTGGAGATTAGAGGTCGAGGAAGAAAGTTTTAAATGGTGGAGGTGGAAAGTGGGAGTGTGGGTTTGCCAGAGAGTCAGATGATAATTGGTCTACAGAGGTAACCATGTTGGGCCATGTACAAGACGGATCAATAGACAAAGATATACAGGTGAGGGAGGCCTTTTGACCCGTGAGACACCAAAAGAAGAGTCTTTGTTCTTGACCTTCCAGGCTGAGTCATTGTGAGGCctggtagaacatttttttttccccctgtgttATCTTGATCTGAGCTAATTTGAGTAGGTTCCTGTTTCTTACCCAAAAGAATTCTAATTAGAACCTTGTCatcattcatttttctgcatattagAATCAGACTAAGTCTGCATCTTGAGTTTTCATATTGAGAAAAAAAGGCCATGATCAATTCAATAATTAATACATACATTCTTGTGTgtttgtacatatgtatatatgcagaagaatgtattaattattaaatacgtgtgtgtatatatatatatgtatatttatacatacacacgcacactcaTAGAATCTCCGTAAATTAGTACTCTATCATCAAGGTAAATTGTCCATCTCCTTTTCACATACGTCTTTGGTCTACTCAGTTTATGCTTCTGTCCCCTCTTCTAGGTTGCCCTATTTGCTTTTAACTTGAAAGCATTTAGGGATACACAATAGAGCATGACACAATTTCCTTCAGATCCTTTACCACAAAGGACGTCTGGTACCCACAGTGTGATAGGAAACACTCTGACCATATTATTTTGACTTGTCTCCCAAACTCATGGTAGGAGagtaatttagatttttttttacagatccaTGAGAAACCACCTATGAGAAGGAGATTATTGTGCAGGAAGTTTATTAGGGAGTGTTTTCTAGATCAACATCTGTGcaggaagggaagaaaacaggATGAAAGAAGGAGAAGTTGGGCTGAAGGGTAAGCACGATAAGGCCTCTGCCAGCTCCTTGGGAGCCCTGATACTCTTAGTGGTCATATCTTCACATTGACGAGCCACTGAATTTAGGCCACCTGGGGAATAGGACATGACCTTGGGAGAGGTGGCGCTCTTCAGCTGAGGGCAATTTctggggtggtggggggaagGGAGGTTGACAGCTGAGAGCATGTCCAGCAAATGGAG
This is a stretch of genomic DNA from Elephas maximus indicus isolate mEleMax1 chromosome 1, mEleMax1 primary haplotype, whole genome shotgun sequence. It encodes these proteins:
- the LOC126082651 gene encoding 60S ribosomal protein L39-like produces the protein MSSHKTFRIKRYLAKKQKQNRPIPHWIRMKTGNKIRYNSKRRHWRRTKLGL